Proteins from one Daphnia pulicaria isolate SC F1-1A chromosome 3, SC_F0-13Bv2, whole genome shotgun sequence genomic window:
- the LOC124328466 gene encoding uncharacterized protein LOC124328466 has protein sequence MKMSSESDFNSDFNESVENDVAGKRLKKAKAQRKKEIQKLKNLQGRTIKKKKEETKKRLTAFKEVFKGAKEKETRNEPWDVLEYQNYWNGLTEREQNNMDRAKSHLIENINSKITEAATKYNASMLLLARLPNGTQHTKFILASEGGIDYCKEEDGTLTQHLWERHWDKVQGRSIKLNVLHLFDIYF, from the exons ATGAAAATGTCTTCTGAATCTGATTTTAATTCTGATTTCAATGAGAGCGTAGAAAATGACGTTGCAGgcaaaagattgaaaaaagcCAAGGCACaaaggaagaaagagattcagaaacttaaaaatttgCAAGGAAGaacaattaagaaaaaaaaggaagaaactaaaaagagaTTAACAGCTTTCAAA GAAGTTTTCAAAGGTGCCAAGGAGAAGGAAACCAGGAACGAGCCATGGGATGTTCTAGAGTACCAAAACTACTGGAATGGTCTAACGGAGAGGGAACAAAATAACATGGATAGAGCTAAATCCCACTTGATTGAGAACATTAATAGCAAGATAACCGAAGCAGCAACAAAGTATAATGCTTCAATGCTCCTTTTGGCCAGACTTCCTAATGGAACACAGCACACCAAGTTTATTTTGGCAAGCGAAGGTGGTATTGACTACTGCAAAGAGGAAGATGGTACGCTCACTCAACATTTATGGGAACGTCACTGGGACAAGGTTCAAGGAAGATctataaaattaaatgtacttcatctatttgacatttatttttaa